The Hevea brasiliensis isolate MT/VB/25A 57/8 chromosome 1, ASM3005281v1, whole genome shotgun sequence genome has a window encoding:
- the LOC110661971 gene encoding nucleolin 2 isoform X2 has protein sequence MGKSSKKSTPKVDAAPAVTPDPKSSSKGQREARELTEAIEKLVNAKKRKIDDGAKQAVKKGKVEVKTQKKKKDESSSSDNSSSEEEQKAKVVTKKVQKETKSPVEESSSEESSSDEEAPPKAAKNGSVGVPATQRKGDSSSDSSDDESDEEEVKVVVKKGVKATKPPVEESSGEDESSSDEEPHAKAALPPKKQQLDAKNGLVSAPRKGKAESSSSESSDYESDEDEKKPPAVSQVKKLPQTGTKKASAASSESDSDSSSDEELPAKASAPKIVPQGVTNKKAKSGSSSDESESSEESDSDEEKASAKAPATKKVALTATNNKAQSSDDSDDSDSDESSDEDEGTTTKATKAVSKVQTSKKSNGNGSSESESDDSDSYTDSDSDAPATKAVVGSKRPSSVAQTKESKKVKVATQKESSSSESSSNTSDDEEESEDEKLSKTPKKNGKVITKKESSSSESSSDSSDDEEQSEDEKPTKTPKNNSTDVEMVDAATPHATTKKTDLQSAKKAPKTPVTSEVQSTGSKTLFVGNLPFEVERPDVESFFEGAGEIVDIRFAMDKEQRFKGFGHVEFATTEAAQKALKLNGQSLNGRQLRLDLARERGERASYTPYSGRENSSFQKGGRGQAQKIFVRGFDTSLGENEIRSVLGEHFETCGEITRISIPTNYETGAIKGMAYLEFKDADGFNKALELSGSQLGDQYLTVEEAKPPRSDNRDAWGSGRGAGRSGGGRSGGRDGGGRFGSRGGGRGRGRGTPYKPSVTAVASGKKTTFKDDE, from the exons ATGGGCAAATCTAGCAAGAAATCAACCCCCAAG GTTGATGCAGCTCCTGCTGTAACCCCTGACCCCAAGTCTTCTAGTAAGG GTCAGAGAGAAGCGAGAGAACTTACAGAAGCTATAGAGAAGCTTGTGAATGCAAAGAAACGTAAGATAGATGACGGGGCAAAACAGGCTGTTAAGAAGGGAAAGGTTGAAGTAAAGACtcagaaaaagaagaaagatgaATCCAGTAGTTCTGATAACTCGTCTTCTGAGGAAGAACAGAAG GCCAAAGTTGTAACAAAGAAGGTACAAAAGGAAACAAAATCACCTGTTGAAGAATCTAGTAGTGAGGAGTCATCTTCAGATGAG GAGGCTCCTCCCAAAGCTGCTAAAAATGGCTCTGTTGGTGTTCCTGCTACACAAAGAAAGGGGGATAGCAGTTCAGATTCGTCAGATGATGAATCTGATGAGGAAGAG GTTAAAGTTGTAGTCAAGAAGGGTGTGAAGGCTACAAAACCACCTGTTGAAGAATCTAGCGGTGAGGATGAGTCATCTTCGGATGAG GAGCCTCATGCCAAAGCTGCCCTTCCTCCAAAGAAGCAGCAACTGGATGCCAAAAATGGGTTAGTCAGTGCTCCTAGGAAAGGCAAGGCGGAAAGTAGCAGTTCAGAATCTTCAGATTATGAATCTGATGAGGATGAG AAAAAGCCTCCTGCAGTCTCCCAAGTGAAGAAGTTGCCACAAACTGGCACTAAAAAGGCATCTGCTGCAAGCTCTGAGTCGGACTCTGATAGCTCCTCAGATGAG GAGTTACCTGCAAAGGCTTCAGCTCCCAAGATTGTTCCCCAGGGTGTTACCAATAAGAAGGCTAAATCGGGTAGTAGTTCTGATGAAAGTGAGAGTTCTGAGGAGAGTGATTCTGATGAGGAAAAGG CTTCTGCAAAGGCCCCTGCTACTAAGAAGGTTGCTTTAACAGCTACAAATAACAAAGCTCAATCAAGTGATGATTCTGATGATAGCGATTCTGATGAATCGTCAGATGAGGATGAG GGCACAACCACAAAAGCAACCAAAGCTGTTTCGAAAGTGCAGACGTCAAAAAAGAGCAATGGGAATGGCAGTTCTGAAAGCGAGTCTGATGACTCTGACTCTTACACTGACTCTGACTCTGAT GCTCCTGCAACCAAGGCTGTTGTTGGTTCAAAAAGGCCATCTTCTGTTGCTCAAACAAAGGAATCAAAAAAG GTGAAGGTAGCCACTCAAAAGGAAAGCAGCAGTTCTGAGAGCTCCAGCAATACTTCAGATGATGAGGAAGAAAGTGAGGATGAAAAACTCTCGAAAACCCCAAAGAAAAAT GGAAAGGTAATTACTAAAAAAGAAAGCAGCAGTTCTGAGAGTTCCAGTGATAGTTCAGATGATGAGGAACAAAGCGAGGATGAAAAACCCACGAAAACCCCAAAGAACAAT AGCACTGATGTAGAAATGGTAGATGCTGCTACTCCACATGCAACCACCAAGAAGACTGATCTGCAATCTGCTAAGAAAGCT CCTAAGACTCCAGTTACTTCTGAGGTTCAGTCTACAGGTTCAAAGACATTATTTGTTGGCAACCTACCTTTTGAAGTTGAACGACCTGATGT GGAAAGTTTCTTTGAAGGTGCTGGTGAAATTGTTGACATACGCTTTGCTATGGACAAAGAACAGAGGTTTAAGGGCTTTGGACATGTTGAGTTTGCTACAACTGAAGCAGCCCAGAAG GCTCTTAAATTGAATGGTCAAAGTTTAAATGGCCGGCAACTAAGACTTGATTTGGCACGTGAGAGAGGTGAAAGGGCCTCGTATACACCGTATAGCGG CAGAGAGAACAGTTCATTTCAGAAGGGAGGGAGAGGCCAGGCTCAGAAGATATTTGTCAGGGGCTTTGATACCTCCCTTGGTGAGAATGAG ATTAGGAGTGTCCTTGGCGAGCATTTTGAAACTTGTGGAGAGATTACAAGGATATCTATCCCAACAAATTATGAGACTGGTGCTATCAAGGG GATGGCTTACTTGGAATTCAAGGATGCTGATGGTTTCAACAAAGCTTTAGAGCTTAGTGGCAGTCAACTTGGAGATCAGTACTTAACTGTTGAAGAGGCAAAACCACCAAGGAGTGATAACCGTGATGCCTGGGGTAGTGGCAGAGGCGCAGGCCGAAGCGGTGGAGGGAGGAGTGGTGGTAGAGATGGTGGTGGCCGCTTTGGCAGTAGGGGTGGTGGTCGGGGCAGAGGACGTGGAACACCCTATAAACCTAGTGTGACTGCAGTTGCCTCAG GGAAGAAGACAACATTTAAAGATGATGAATGA
- the LOC110661971 gene encoding nucleolin 1 isoform X5, whose protein sequence is MGKSSKKSTPKVDAAPAVTPDPKSSSKGQREARELTEAIEKLVNAKKRKIDDGAKQAVKKGKVEVKTQKKKKDESSSSDNSSSEEEQKAKVVTKKVQKETKSPVEESSSEESSSDEEAPPKAAKNGSVGVPATQRKGDSSSDSSDDESDEEEVKVVVKKGVKATKPPVEESSGEDESSSDEEPHAKAALPPKKQQLDAKNGLVSAPRKGKAESSSSESSDYESDEDEKKPPAVSQVKKLPQTGTKKASAASSESDSDSSSDEELPAKASAPKIVPQGVTNKKAKSGSSSDESESSEESDSDEEKAPATKKVALTATNNKAQSSDDSDDSDSDESSDEDEGTTTKATKAVSKVQTSKKSNGNGSSESESDDSDSYTDSDSDAPATKAVVGSKRPSSVAQTKESKKVKVATQKESSSSESSSNTSDDEEESEDEKLSKTPKKNGKVITKKESSSSESSSDSSDDEEQSEDEKPTKTPKNNSTDVEMVDAATPHATTKKTDLQSAKKAPKTPVTSEVQSTGSKTLFVGNLPFEVERPDVESFFEGAGEIVDIRFAMDKEQRFKGFGHVEFATTEAAQKALKLNGQSLNGRQLRLDLARERGERASYTPYSGRENSSFQKGGRGQAQKIFVRGFDTSLGENEIRSVLGEHFETCGEITRISIPTNYETGAIKGMAYLEFKDADGFNKALELSGSQLGDQYLTVEEAKPPRSDNRDAWGSGRGAGRSGGGRSGGRDGGGRFGSRGGGRGRGRGTPYKPSVTAVASGKKTTFKDDE, encoded by the exons ATGGGCAAATCTAGCAAGAAATCAACCCCCAAG GTTGATGCAGCTCCTGCTGTAACCCCTGACCCCAAGTCTTCTAGTAAGG GTCAGAGAGAAGCGAGAGAACTTACAGAAGCTATAGAGAAGCTTGTGAATGCAAAGAAACGTAAGATAGATGACGGGGCAAAACAGGCTGTTAAGAAGGGAAAGGTTGAAGTAAAGACtcagaaaaagaagaaagatgaATCCAGTAGTTCTGATAACTCGTCTTCTGAGGAAGAACAGAAG GCCAAAGTTGTAACAAAGAAGGTACAAAAGGAAACAAAATCACCTGTTGAAGAATCTAGTAGTGAGGAGTCATCTTCAGATGAG GAGGCTCCTCCCAAAGCTGCTAAAAATGGCTCTGTTGGTGTTCCTGCTACACAAAGAAAGGGGGATAGCAGTTCAGATTCGTCAGATGATGAATCTGATGAGGAAGAG GTTAAAGTTGTAGTCAAGAAGGGTGTGAAGGCTACAAAACCACCTGTTGAAGAATCTAGCGGTGAGGATGAGTCATCTTCGGATGAG GAGCCTCATGCCAAAGCTGCCCTTCCTCCAAAGAAGCAGCAACTGGATGCCAAAAATGGGTTAGTCAGTGCTCCTAGGAAAGGCAAGGCGGAAAGTAGCAGTTCAGAATCTTCAGATTATGAATCTGATGAGGATGAG AAAAAGCCTCCTGCAGTCTCCCAAGTGAAGAAGTTGCCACAAACTGGCACTAAAAAGGCATCTGCTGCAAGCTCTGAGTCGGACTCTGATAGCTCCTCAGATGAG GAGTTACCTGCAAAGGCTTCAGCTCCCAAGATTGTTCCCCAGGGTGTTACCAATAAGAAGGCTAAATCGGGTAGTAGTTCTGATGAAAGTGAGAGTTCTGAGGAGAGTGATTCTGATGAGGAAAAG GCCCCTGCTACTAAGAAGGTTGCTTTAACAGCTACAAATAACAAAGCTCAATCAAGTGATGATTCTGATGATAGCGATTCTGATGAATCGTCAGATGAGGATGAG GGCACAACCACAAAAGCAACCAAAGCTGTTTCGAAAGTGCAGACGTCAAAAAAGAGCAATGGGAATGGCAGTTCTGAAAGCGAGTCTGATGACTCTGACTCTTACACTGACTCTGACTCTGAT GCTCCTGCAACCAAGGCTGTTGTTGGTTCAAAAAGGCCATCTTCTGTTGCTCAAACAAAGGAATCAAAAAAG GTGAAGGTAGCCACTCAAAAGGAAAGCAGCAGTTCTGAGAGCTCCAGCAATACTTCAGATGATGAGGAAGAAAGTGAGGATGAAAAACTCTCGAAAACCCCAAAGAAAAAT GGAAAGGTAATTACTAAAAAAGAAAGCAGCAGTTCTGAGAGTTCCAGTGATAGTTCAGATGATGAGGAACAAAGCGAGGATGAAAAACCCACGAAAACCCCAAAGAACAAT AGCACTGATGTAGAAATGGTAGATGCTGCTACTCCACATGCAACCACCAAGAAGACTGATCTGCAATCTGCTAAGAAAGCT CCTAAGACTCCAGTTACTTCTGAGGTTCAGTCTACAGGTTCAAAGACATTATTTGTTGGCAACCTACCTTTTGAAGTTGAACGACCTGATGT GGAAAGTTTCTTTGAAGGTGCTGGTGAAATTGTTGACATACGCTTTGCTATGGACAAAGAACAGAGGTTTAAGGGCTTTGGACATGTTGAGTTTGCTACAACTGAAGCAGCCCAGAAG GCTCTTAAATTGAATGGTCAAAGTTTAAATGGCCGGCAACTAAGACTTGATTTGGCACGTGAGAGAGGTGAAAGGGCCTCGTATACACCGTATAGCGG CAGAGAGAACAGTTCATTTCAGAAGGGAGGGAGAGGCCAGGCTCAGAAGATATTTGTCAGGGGCTTTGATACCTCCCTTGGTGAGAATGAG ATTAGGAGTGTCCTTGGCGAGCATTTTGAAACTTGTGGAGAGATTACAAGGATATCTATCCCAACAAATTATGAGACTGGTGCTATCAAGGG GATGGCTTACTTGGAATTCAAGGATGCTGATGGTTTCAACAAAGCTTTAGAGCTTAGTGGCAGTCAACTTGGAGATCAGTACTTAACTGTTGAAGAGGCAAAACCACCAAGGAGTGATAACCGTGATGCCTGGGGTAGTGGCAGAGGCGCAGGCCGAAGCGGTGGAGGGAGGAGTGGTGGTAGAGATGGTGGTGGCCGCTTTGGCAGTAGGGGTGGTGGTCGGGGCAGAGGACGTGGAACACCCTATAAACCTAGTGTGACTGCAGTTGCCTCAG GGAAGAAGACAACATTTAAAGATGATGAATGA